CGATATTCATATTGAGCCTACTGAGACAAACTGCATTGTTCGTGGTAGGATTGATGGTATGCTAACTGAAATATTTATTTTTGATAAAGATATATATCCACCAATGGTTTCTAGAATGAAACTTTTATCAAATATGGATATTGCAGAGAAAAGAAAACCGCAAGATGGTAGATTTTCAGCTAGGGTTTTAGATAAAGAATATGATTTTCGTATTTCAACATTACCTATTATAAATGGCGAAAGTATAGTTTTAAGGATACTTGATAAATCAAAGATTTTAATTAGTCTAGGCAATCTTGGAATGCACCCTACAAATCTTGAAAGATTTCAAGCAGCAATGCATGCACCTTATGGGATTATTCTTGTAACTGGTCCAACAGGAAGTGGTAAAACAACTACTCTTTATGCTGCGCTTAATGATATGAAAAGCGTTGAGACTAAAATTATCACGGTTGAAGACCCTGTAGAGTATCAGTTGAATTTGATTCAGCAAGTGCATGTTAATGAAAAAGCAGGGCTAACATTTGCAGCTGCACTTAGGTCTATTCTAAGACAAGACCCTGATATTATAATGATAGGTGAGATTAGGGATGCTGAAACATTAACAATTGCTATTCAAGCAGCACTTACAGGACACTTAGTATTTTCAACTCTTCACACGAATGACGCAGTTTCAGCCGTTACTAGGATAGTTGATATGGGGGTTGAGCCTTATATGGTTAGTGGTGCATTAACAGCAATTGAAGCACAAAGACTTGTAAGAAAGCTTTGCCCTAATTGTAAGCAAGTTACAAAAATACCTGATAATTTTTATTCAAGAATTGAAAAGTATGTAAAAGAAGTAGAAAATCCACAATTTTATAAGCCTGTAGGTTGCCCTAAATGTTCTCAAACAGGCTATACTGGTCGTGAAATGATAAGTGAAATTCTACCAATCAGCGATAGAATTTCTTCTATGGTTGCAGCGGGTGCATCTAAAGAAGAGATTAGAAAAGTAGCTTATGAAGAAGGTTTTGTTGATATGTTTCATGATGGTATAGTAAGAGCTGCTAAGGGTGTTACTAGTGTTGATGAAGTATTAAGAGTTGCGAAAGAGTAATAAATGAAGAAATTTCAAGTTGAGTATATTAGTAAAGGACAAAAAAAGGTCTTAACTCTAACAGCGCAAAGCAAGGCAAGTGCTGTTGAACAAGCTAAAAATAAAAATTTAGGCCGTATAGTAAAGGCTGGCGAAGTTCAAACCGTTTCGCTAGGAAGTGCTGTTGATAAATTAAAAAATTTATCTTTTTTTAAACCTACTATAAAATTACCTGATTTGATTGCTTCAATTAACCAATTAGGTGTTATGGCTGGTGCTGGTATTTCTATCCATGATAGTGTGAGAGAAGTTGCAAATTCAAGTGCAAATAAAAGGGTAAAAGAGATTTTTTCTAAAGTTTATGAGGACTTGAATGCTGGTCTTAGTATAAGTTTATCACTTGAACCATTTCAAGCTGAATTAGGTGATATTACACTAGCTATGGTTAAGCTAGGTGAAAGCACTGGTAAATTGGGTGAAAGTTTAAAAAAACTTGCAGAAATTTTACAAGAATTATATGACAATCAACAAAAGTTTAAAAAGGCTTTAAGGTATCCTATAATAGTTGTTACAGCTATTGCTATAGCATTTACTATCTTAATGCTTGTTGTTGTTCCGCAGTTTAAGGAGATATTTGAACAATTAGGGGCTAATTTACCACCTGCTACTAAGGCTTTGTTATTTATTGAGCATACTTTAAGAAATTATGGGATATATGTTTTAGTTGTGCTTATTGGTGGGATATTTGCTAGTAAAAGATTTTATGGAATTAATGATAATTATAAAGCTTTAGTTGATAGATATGCTTTAAAAACTTATCTAATAGGAAAGATTATTTTATTTGCTACTATGAGTAGATTTAATCTTATTTTTACAGAGCTAGTAAGAGCAGGTATTCCTATTGCAGATGCACTTGATACTTCACTTAGAACAATATCTAATACAACTATGAAAAATAAATTAAATGCTACTAAAGTTTCAATTTCAAGAGGGCTTAGCTTAACTGAATCTTTTAAAGAAACAGAACTTTATGAGAATATGCTTATTCAAATGATTAAAGCAGGCGAAGCCAGTGGTCAATTAGATGCAATGCTTGAAAAAGTTACTGGGTATTATAAGGAAAGATTTAATAATATTATAGATAACCTATCAAGCTATATTGAGCCAATTCTTATGTTATTTATTGCTGGTATGGTTCTTTTCTTAGCACTTGGTATTTTTATGCCTATGTGGGATTTAGGAAGCGCTGTAAAAAGCTAAATAAAATCTTTAGTCAAGAATTTGACTAAAGATAATACATTTCTTTATTAGTTTGAATTTACAATAATTTAACTAAGTTCTATACAATCACTAAGCTACAATATTTTTTAATTTGATAAATAGTTTTAATTTTAATGAATTAAAATAATCTTTGTAAGCTATTTGGTTTATAATATAAATTATAGATTTTGATAAGGTTTTATCTGTATTAGTAATTATTTAAAGGAGTTAAAATGACTAGAATATTAATGATTGAAGATGATTTAGAATTAGCAGAAATTTTAAAAGAATATTTAGAGCAATATGATATGAAAGTTGATATTGCTGATGAACCATATATTGGATTGTCAAAATTAAATCTTACTACATATGATTTGATTATATTAGATTTAACATTGCCTGGAATGGACGGACTTGAAGTATGTAAAGAAATTAGAAAAAAATATACTAGTCCAATTATAGTATCATCTGCAAGACACGATATAAATGATAAGGTAGAAGCTTTAGAATTAGGCGCTGATGATTATTTACCAAAACCGTATGATCCAAAAGAATTAAAAGCTAGAATTACATCGCATTTAAGAAGATTTGAACAAATTCAAATAAGTGCAAACGAGCATAGCAACAAGACTTTAGAATATGATGAATTTAAACACGCTATTTATTTTAGGGGCAAAGAATTAGTTTTAACAAATGCAGAATTTGATATTTTAAGTTATTTAATTAAAAAAGAAGGTGGTGTAGTTAGCCGCGAAGAATTAATTTACAATTGTTCTTCAATTAATGAAGAAAGTTCTAATAAAAGTATAGATGTAATTATTTCTAGAATAAGACAAAAAATTAGTGATGATAGCAAAACTCCAACTCATATTCACGCAATTAGGGGAATTGGTTATAAGCTAACACAATGAAATCTAGTATTTTTTATGTAATTACTTTTATTTTTATATTAGCTACTTCAACTATAGGAATGGCGTTTATTTGGTTGATTAATTATGATAAGGATAATTATTCAAACGAACTAAACGCTAGATATTCTTACTTAGCGAATTTAAAACTCCAAGAATTAAATAATGCAATTACTGAAGATGAATTTAATTACAAACAAAATCAATTTAAACTTAAATTAATAGACCAAGATAGTAAAAAATTAATTTTATTTGATGCTATAACATTGGCTGAAGATAGTAATAATTTAGGAGCAAGTAAAATTCTTACAAGTAATGGCAAGAATTATTTATATATAATAGCAAATGATAAAGATTTCTTATATGAAGATACGAATTTTAATTCTTATAGATATATGAGTATTCAAATAATATTATGTATAGTTATTTTGGTTTTATTAATTAGTTATATATTTGTTATAGGTAAATTAAGACCTATTAGAAGACTTAAAAGACAAATTACAAAATTTGCTAGCAATGACTTAGATAATATAGAAAATATAAGCAAGGGTAATGATGAGATTTCTCAAGTTTCAGATGCTTTTTATCAAGCTATTAAAAAAATTAAAGATTTAAATACTTCAAGACAATTTTTTTTAAGAAATATAATGCACGAGCTTAAAACTCCAATTACAAAAGGTAGAATTACAGCTGAAATGCTAGAAGATACGAAATTTAAGCAAAGACTTATAAATGTATTTGATAGAATGGTTATTTTAATAGATGAATTGGCCGCAGTAGAGCAAATCACAAGTGGAGTTGCAAAAAATCCAAAGAAAATTTCAATTACTCACATTTTTAATGAAGCAAAAGAAATGTTGCTTTTAGAAAATGAAAAAATTAATATTATAAGTGATAATACTTTTGTAGTTTATGTTGATTTTAAATTATTTACAACTGCAATTAAAAATTTATTAGATAACGCTATTAAATATTCAGATGATAATGCTGTAAGAGTTATAATTTGCCATGAAAGTATAAAGTTTTATAACAAAGGTAAAAAATTAGATAAAAATATTGAG
This is a stretch of genomic DNA from Campylobacter sp. RM12651. It encodes these proteins:
- a CDS encoding GspE/PulE family protein, coding for MSFENPQDKLNYLKSVLDESTLESLLIDLYKTNGITLDDIALHFEIGNKEFLEKIAQKLRFEYIDLDSVDINYKISEKIQYSVLSNYGFLPFKEDEINLYVAYKEPFNLETQDKVQHLFSRKLVKNYVAHPSQIDRYLSKIQLNESIKDIINDIRKELSSDPTMTGGEQDSSGILKLIEVILRTCIVNRSSDIHIEPTETNCIVRGRIDGMLTEIFIFDKDIYPPMVSRMKLLSNMDIAEKRKPQDGRFSARVLDKEYDFRISTLPIINGESIVLRILDKSKILISLGNLGMHPTNLERFQAAMHAPYGIILVTGPTGSGKTTTLYAALNDMKSVETKIITVEDPVEYQLNLIQQVHVNEKAGLTFAAALRSILRQDPDIIMIGEIRDAETLTIAIQAALTGHLVFSTLHTNDAVSAVTRIVDMGVEPYMVSGALTAIEAQRLVRKLCPNCKQVTKIPDNFYSRIEKYVKEVENPQFYKPVGCPKCSQTGYTGREMISEILPISDRISSMVAAGASKEEIRKVAYEEGFVDMFHDGIVRAAKGVTSVDEVLRVAKE
- a CDS encoding type II secretion system F family protein, which translates into the protein MKKFQVEYISKGQKKVLTLTAQSKASAVEQAKNKNLGRIVKAGEVQTVSLGSAVDKLKNLSFFKPTIKLPDLIASINQLGVMAGAGISIHDSVREVANSSANKRVKEIFSKVYEDLNAGLSISLSLEPFQAELGDITLAMVKLGESTGKLGESLKKLAEILQELYDNQQKFKKALRYPIIVVTAIAIAFTILMLVVVPQFKEIFEQLGANLPPATKALLFIEHTLRNYGIYVLVVLIGGIFASKRFYGINDNYKALVDRYALKTYLIGKIILFATMSRFNLIFTELVRAGIPIADALDTSLRTISNTTMKNKLNATKVSISRGLSLTESFKETELYENMLIQMIKAGEASGQLDAMLEKVTGYYKERFNNIIDNLSSYIEPILMLFIAGMVLFLALGIFMPMWDLGSAVKS
- a CDS encoding response regulator transcription factor, whose translation is MTRILMIEDDLELAEILKEYLEQYDMKVDIADEPYIGLSKLNLTTYDLIILDLTLPGMDGLEVCKEIRKKYTSPIIVSSARHDINDKVEALELGADDYLPKPYDPKELKARITSHLRRFEQIQISANEHSNKTLEYDEFKHAIYFRGKELVLTNAEFDILSYLIKKEGGVVSREELIYNCSSINEESSNKSIDVIISRIRQKISDDSKTPTHIHAIRGIGYKLTQ
- a CDS encoding ArsS family sensor histidine kinase produces the protein MKSSIFYVITFIFILATSTIGMAFIWLINYDKDNYSNELNARYSYLANLKLQELNNAITEDEFNYKQNQFKLKLIDQDSKKLILFDAITLAEDSNNLGASKILTSNGKNYLYIIANDKDFLYEDTNFNSYRYMSIQIILCIVILVLLISYIFVIGKLRPIRRLKRQITKFASNDLDNIENISKGNDEISQVSDAFYQAIKKIKDLNTSRQFFLRNIMHELKTPITKGRITAEMLEDTKFKQRLINVFDRMVILIDELAAVEQITSGVAKNPKKISITHIFNEAKEMLLLENEKINIISDNTFVVYVDFKLFTTAIKNLLDNAIKYSDDNAVRVIICHESIKFYNKGKKLDKNIEYYLEPFTQGGNKSSNSFGLGLYVVNTILEAHKLKLNYNYDNGYNIFAITNLDNIIKEEKTQEK